The Candidatus Polarisedimenticolaceae bacterium genome window below encodes:
- a CDS encoding glycine cleavage system protein H: protein MESVMVFFAGLGIRLLLFVLLFAAFAVPVAAIVFAAQGVVSVRARVRGTVDAGGVFYKPGVAYTAAHAWVKRQWGRQVKVGLDDVARRVLAGVSSIALPPIGLRLREGDLIAAVRCGDRLVAIPSPVAGVIVERNRALTDHPSLFEREPYHRGWMLRVESDAPPAKGLHEGPEAKAWLNGESLRLSRLLEARLGLTAADGGALTGTPATLLSPEAWREVAEQFLRAA from the coding sequence ATGGAAAGCGTGATGGTGTTTTTCGCCGGTCTCGGCATCCGTCTCCTCCTCTTCGTCCTTCTCTTCGCGGCGTTCGCGGTCCCCGTCGCCGCGATCGTCTTCGCGGCGCAGGGCGTAGTCTCGGTGCGCGCGCGCGTCAGAGGCACGGTCGACGCCGGCGGCGTCTTCTACAAGCCGGGGGTCGCCTACACCGCGGCGCACGCGTGGGTCAAGCGGCAGTGGGGCAGGCAAGTGAAGGTCGGCCTCGATGACGTCGCCAGGCGTGTCCTGGCGGGCGTCTCGAGCATCGCGCTGCCTCCGATCGGCCTGCGTCTCCGCGAAGGGGATCTCATCGCGGCCGTCCGCTGCGGCGACCGCCTGGTCGCGATCCCGTCGCCGGTCGCCGGCGTCATCGTCGAGCGCAACCGAGCGCTGACCGACCACCCGTCGCTGTTCGAGCGCGAACCCTACCATCGTGGATGGATGCTCCGCGTCGAGAGCGACGCGCCTCCCGCCAAGGGTCTCCACGAGGGGCCCGAGGCGAAGGCGTGGCTGAACGGCGAGAGCCTCCGTCTCTCGCGACTCCTTGAAGCGCGGCTCGGCCTGACGGCCGCCGACGGCGGCGCGCTCACGGGCACTCCCGCGACGCTCCTTTCTCCCGAGGCTTGGCGGGAGGTCGCTGAGCAGTTCCTCCGGGCGGCCTGA
- a CDS encoding glycine cleavage system protein H, which produces MNNGMLAELQAAKTIEYLLAVGFLVLFVPFWRFAEPRGPALEAQPARRAARVPTGWFHVPDGVALHPGHAWARSATDGEVVVGVDDFARAVIGPIGDVDLPAAGTPIRQGEPAITLRGAAGSLPVVSPVDGLVVARNPAARLHAVESDPYGDGWLLRVHAPRLAANGRQLLTGSTARAFMEDVAERLRGVVAPTLGPALADGGLPVSGFAAELPPEAWERIKSEFFFADGGGVSWKA; this is translated from the coding sequence ATGAACAACGGGATGCTCGCCGAGCTGCAAGCCGCCAAGACCATCGAGTACCTGCTCGCGGTCGGCTTCCTCGTCCTCTTCGTTCCCTTCTGGCGCTTCGCGGAGCCGCGCGGTCCCGCCCTCGAGGCGCAGCCGGCGCGGCGGGCGGCGCGCGTGCCGACCGGTTGGTTTCACGTCCCCGACGGCGTCGCGCTGCATCCGGGCCACGCCTGGGCGCGGTCCGCGACGGACGGCGAGGTCGTCGTCGGCGTCGACGACTTCGCCCGAGCGGTGATCGGCCCGATCGGCGACGTCGACCTTCCGGCGGCCGGCACGCCCATTCGCCAGGGCGAGCCGGCGATCACGCTGCGCGGAGCCGCGGGCTCGCTTCCCGTCGTCTCTCCCGTCGACGGGCTCGTCGTCGCGCGCAACCCGGCGGCGCGGCTTCACGCCGTCGAGAGCGATCCGTACGGCGACGGATGGCTTCTCCGCGTGCACGCGCCGCGTCTCGCCGCCAACGGGCGCCAGCTCCTTACGGGCTCGACCGCGCGCGCGTTCATGGAAGACGTCGCCGAGCGCCTGCGCGGGGTCGTGGCGCCGACGCTCGGACCGGCGCTGGCCGACGGCGGACTTCCCGTCTCGGGGTTCGCCGCCGAGCTTCCGCCCGAGGCGTGGGAGCGGATCAAGAGCGAGTTCTTCTTCGCCGATGGAGGAGGTGTGTCATGGAAAGCGTGA
- the hybB gene encoding Ni/Fe-hydrogenase cytochrome b subunit, whose amino-acid sequence MNEATTTLAGRLFLGTGWKAYARRHLNAVDLTFALILAIGIPVIVYRFAFGLGAATHLSQATPWGLWIGFDMLCGVALAAGGYTLAAAVYMFGFRELKPVVRAAILTGFLGYVFAVIGLLCDLGQPWRIPYPIVYSWGTTSVMFEVGWCVALYTTVLALEFLPAFFEWMGWKVPLRALHRIELGAIVLGIVLSTLHQSSLGALFLMAPGKIHPLWYSPYIPVFFFVSSIAAGLAMVIFESGVSHKIFHDRAGSGRPVDVDRIALTLGRAAAIVLFAYVFLRLQGLAESGTWAMLATGWGALWLVEVGGLFLVPSLMFAYGSRTRNVKAVRIAAVLAVLGVVLNRVDVSIIAFNWKQPFQYVPSVMEVIGSITIVTLGVMTFRWIVNRMPILGADAR is encoded by the coding sequence ATGAATGAGGCCACGACGACCCTCGCGGGACGTCTCTTCCTCGGAACGGGGTGGAAGGCGTACGCGCGGCGGCACCTGAACGCCGTCGACCTGACGTTCGCGCTGATCCTGGCGATCGGGATCCCGGTGATCGTCTACCGCTTCGCCTTCGGGCTCGGGGCGGCGACCCACCTCTCGCAGGCGACGCCGTGGGGACTCTGGATCGGCTTCGACATGCTCTGCGGGGTCGCACTCGCGGCGGGCGGCTACACCTTGGCCGCGGCGGTCTACATGTTCGGCTTCCGAGAGCTCAAGCCGGTCGTCCGCGCGGCGATCCTGACCGGGTTCCTGGGCTACGTGTTCGCCGTGATCGGCCTCCTCTGCGATCTCGGCCAGCCGTGGCGGATCCCCTATCCGATCGTCTACTCGTGGGGCACGACCTCCGTGATGTTCGAGGTCGGCTGGTGCGTCGCCCTCTACACGACGGTCCTGGCACTCGAGTTCCTCCCTGCGTTCTTCGAATGGATGGGCTGGAAGGTGCCGCTCCGGGCGCTCCATCGGATCGAGCTCGGCGCGATCGTGCTCGGGATCGTCCTGTCGACGCTGCATCAGTCGTCGCTCGGCGCCCTCTTCCTCATGGCTCCCGGCAAGATCCACCCGCTCTGGTACTCACCGTACATCCCGGTCTTCTTCTTCGTCTCCTCGATCGCGGCGGGTCTCGCGATGGTCATCTTCGAGAGCGGCGTCTCGCACAAGATCTTCCACGACCGGGCGGGATCAGGACGCCCCGTCGACGTCGACCGGATCGCGCTGACGCTCGGGCGCGCGGCGGCGATCGTCCTCTTTGCGTACGTCTTCCTCCGCCTGCAGGGTCTCGCCGAGAGCGGGACGTGGGCGATGCTCGCGACCGGCTGGGGAGCGCTGTGGCTCGTCGAGGTCGGCGGGCTCTTCCTCGTCCCTTCCCTGATGTTCGCGTACGGCTCGCGCACGCGGAACGTGAAGGCCGTCCGGATCGCCGCGGTGCTCGCCGTCCTCGGGGTCGTCCTGAACCGCGTCGACGTCTCGATCATCGCCTTCAACTGGAAGCAGCCGTTCCAGTACGTGCCCAGCGTCATGGAAGTCATCGGGTCGATCACGATCGTCACGCTCGGGGTCATGACCTTCCGGTGGATCGTCAACCGGATGCCGATCCTAGGCGCCGACGCGAGGTGA
- a CDS encoding 4Fe-4S dicluster domain-containing protein, which produces MRIARRTFLKSCAAIGAAGAASALPASARETAPVPDGAGVLVDTTKCLGCRTCEAACAEANGLAAPEAMGDDAIFATHRTTSPGQFTVVNKAQGGGEDRYAKSQCLHCLVPACASACPVKALDKTEAGPVVYHEDRCIGCRYCMVACPFDVPKYQYDRAIPYVRKCTMCATRLAKGGKPACVENCPAEALTFGKRSELLAEAKRRIYAPGSTYVPEIFGEHDAGGTSWMYIADRPLSDFGLPRDVGDETRFDKTRGALGAVPFVITLWPPLLMGLYTASRRRDEENDHE; this is translated from the coding sequence ATGCGCATCGCCCGCAGGACGTTCCTCAAGAGCTGCGCCGCGATCGGCGCGGCAGGCGCCGCGAGCGCTCTGCCGGCGTCCGCGCGCGAGACGGCTCCCGTGCCCGACGGGGCCGGCGTTCTCGTCGACACGACGAAGTGCCTGGGTTGCCGCACCTGCGAAGCGGCGTGCGCCGAGGCCAACGGCCTCGCCGCGCCCGAGGCGATGGGCGACGACGCGATCTTCGCGACGCACCGCACGACGTCCCCCGGCCAGTTCACTGTCGTCAACAAGGCGCAGGGCGGGGGAGAGGACCGCTATGCGAAATCGCAGTGCCTCCATTGCCTCGTCCCGGCGTGCGCGTCGGCGTGTCCGGTGAAGGCCCTCGACAAGACGGAAGCCGGCCCCGTCGTGTACCACGAGGACCGCTGCATCGGGTGCCGGTACTGCATGGTCGCCTGCCCGTTCGACGTGCCGAAGTACCAGTACGACCGCGCGATTCCCTACGTGAGGAAGTGCACGATGTGCGCCACCCGGCTGGCCAAGGGCGGGAAGCCCGCCTGCGTCGAGAACTGCCCCGCGGAGGCGCTCACCTTCGGCAAGCGCAGCGAGCTGCTCGCCGAGGCGAAGCGCCGGATCTACGCGCCCGGCTCGACGTACGTTCCGGAGATCTTCGGCGAGCACGACGCCGGCGGCACGTCGTGGATGTATATCGCCGACCGGCCGCTCTCGGACTTCGGCCTCCCGAGGGACGTCGGCGACGAAACGCGCTTCGACAAGACGCGGGGCGCGCTCGGCGCGGTCCCGTTCGTGATCACCCTCTGGCCCCCGCTCCTCATGGGCCTCTACACCGCCAGCCGGCGCCGCGACGAGGAGAACGACCATGAATGA
- a CDS encoding sigma-54 dependent transcriptional regulator has product MSRKAVRILVVDDEEIVRESLTSWLRKDGYTVAAAADGPTALAMLRGEDSWSVILLDLKMTPMDGLQVLEEARTIRPAAAAVIMTAYATVDTAVRAMKLGAYDYLMKPFDPEELSLMVEKIVAQQSLRRENLILRKVLKRGYTFRDLVSKSPAMQAVFELARAAAKSGSTVLILGESGTGKDLLARAIHAESLRAAKPFVAVSCAALTETLLESELFGHERGAFTGAVDRHQGKFEAAGGGTLFLDEIGDIGPKLQIDLLRVLEERKITRVGGTVAIPVDVRVVAATNRDLPRAIRDGAFRQDLYYRLNVIPLTLPPLRERKEDIPLLVAHLVEHLAIETGKAVEGVSEEAMSHLLAHDWPGNVRELRNVLERAIVLASGTVLRPEHLGPFDAGEGTGKPLSLEDVERRHIAAMLRQTGGNVSQAARVLDIDRATLYAKIRKYDLRREDDPEPIARR; this is encoded by the coding sequence ATGAGCCGGAAAGCCGTTCGAATCCTGGTCGTCGACGACGAGGAGATCGTCCGCGAGTCGCTCACGAGCTGGCTCAGAAAGGACGGCTACACCGTCGCGGCGGCGGCCGACGGGCCCACCGCGCTCGCGATGCTCCGCGGCGAGGACTCGTGGTCGGTGATCCTCCTCGACCTGAAGATGACACCGATGGACGGACTCCAGGTCCTCGAAGAGGCGCGCACGATCCGTCCCGCCGCCGCGGCCGTGATCATGACCGCGTACGCCACCGTCGACACCGCGGTACGCGCGATGAAGCTGGGCGCCTACGACTACCTCATGAAGCCGTTCGACCCCGAGGAGCTCTCGCTCATGGTCGAAAAGATCGTCGCGCAGCAGTCGCTCCGGCGGGAGAACCTCATCCTCCGGAAGGTCTTGAAGCGCGGCTACACCTTCCGTGACCTCGTGAGCAAATCGCCGGCGATGCAGGCGGTCTTTGAGCTGGCGCGGGCCGCGGCGAAGAGCGGCTCGACCGTCCTCATCCTCGGCGAGAGCGGCACCGGGAAGGACCTCCTCGCCCGCGCGATCCACGCCGAGAGCCTGCGCGCGGCCAAGCCGTTCGTCGCCGTCTCGTGCGCCGCGCTCACCGAGACGCTCCTCGAGTCCGAGCTGTTCGGTCACGAGCGAGGTGCGTTCACCGGTGCCGTCGACCGCCACCAGGGGAAGTTCGAGGCGGCCGGCGGGGGCACGCTCTTCCTCGACGAGATCGGCGACATCGGCCCGAAGCTCCAGATCGATCTCCTGCGCGTCCTCGAGGAGCGCAAGATCACGCGGGTCGGCGGCACCGTCGCCATTCCGGTCGACGTGCGCGTCGTTGCGGCGACGAACCGCGACCTCCCCCGCGCGATCCGCGACGGAGCCTTCCGCCAGGACCTCTACTACCGATTGAACGTCATCCCGCTGACCCTCCCGCCCCTGCGCGAGCGGAAGGAGGACATCCCGCTCCTCGTCGCCCACCTCGTCGAGCACCTGGCGATCGAGACCGGGAAGGCGGTCGAGGGGGTCTCGGAGGAGGCGATGTCCCACCTCCTCGCGCACGACTGGCCGGGGAACGTGCGCGAGCTCCGCAACGTCCTCGAGCGTGCGATCGTGCTCGCGTCGGGAACGGTCTTGAGGCCCGAGCATCTGGGCCCGTTCGACGCCGGAGAGGGGACTGGGAAGCCGCTGTCCCTGGAGGATGTCGAGCGGCGTCACATCGCCGCGATGCTCCGCCAGACCGGCGGCAACGTCTCGCAGGCGGCGCGCGTCCTCGACATCGATCGCGCGACGCTCTACGCGAAGATCCGCAAGTACGACCTCAGGCGGGAGGACGACCCGGAGCCGATCGCCCGCCGTTGA